In the Bacillus solimangrovi genome, one interval contains:
- the csaB gene encoding polysaccharide pyruvyl transferase CsaB: MRVVLSGYYGFHNVGDEAILLSIITALRQERPNIEITVLSNDIEYTKKTYQVDAVNRWKFSEVYQTLRNSDALISGGGSLLQDKTGLKSVPYYLGIMQLARLARKPYFIYAQGLGPIDRPWNKKMTKRVLSNAAFVTVRDEDSASLLRSFGYKKEIELVPDPVIGLNAGDYESDWIKRVRVSNKPLLAVSVRDWETSIPYMEKVEEVLDRCAEHGLTPLFIPMHGEQDAHTSEKVASQMSSEVMIAPYDVSIEEKIAIIKECDVLIGMRLHALIFAAVASTPMVGLSYDPKIDAFLKQVQQPLGGHVESNWDVEQMVEAIVTQYQNREAQQKVLENTVSSLKQQANDTAKKVINYLS, from the coding sequence ATGAGAGTTGTATTATCTGGTTATTATGGTTTTCACAACGTTGGTGATGAAGCAATATTATTGTCCATTATTACGGCTTTACGCCAAGAACGTCCTAATATTGAAATAACAGTCTTATCAAATGATATTGAATATACGAAGAAAACATATCAAGTAGATGCAGTGAATCGTTGGAAGTTTTCAGAGGTCTATCAAACCTTACGAAACTCTGATGCATTGATAAGTGGGGGCGGTAGCCTACTGCAAGATAAGACGGGATTGAAAAGTGTTCCTTATTACTTAGGAATCATGCAGTTAGCTCGTTTAGCAAGAAAGCCTTACTTTATCTATGCACAAGGACTTGGACCAATTGATAGACCTTGGAATAAAAAAATGACGAAAAGAGTCTTATCAAATGCTGCATTCGTGACAGTTAGAGATGAAGATTCAGCTTCATTATTACGATCGTTTGGCTATAAGAAAGAAATTGAACTTGTACCTGACCCCGTCATTGGCTTAAATGCAGGCGATTATGAGAGTGATTGGATCAAACGAGTACGAGTTTCTAATAAACCATTATTAGCTGTATCTGTTCGGGATTGGGAAACATCAATACCATATATGGAAAAGGTAGAAGAGGTATTAGATCGTTGTGCAGAACATGGCTTAACACCATTATTCATCCCTATGCATGGAGAGCAAGATGCCCATACATCTGAAAAAGTAGCTTCACAAATGAGCAGTGAAGTGATGATTGCTCCATATGATGTCTCAATTGAAGAGAAAATAGCAATTATCAAGGAATGTGACGTGTTAATAGGAATGAGGTTGCACGCACTTATCTTTGCAGCAGTAGCTTCAACACCAATGGTAGGTCTATCTTATGACCCGAAAATTGATGCATTCTTAAAGCAAGTTCAGCAACCACTTGGTGGTCATGTTGAATCGAATTGGGATGTAGAGCAGATGGTTGAAGCAATAGTTACCCAGTATCAAAATCGTGAAGCTCAACAGAAGGTCTTAGAAAATACCGTTTCAAGCTTGAAACAACAGGCAAATGATACTGCTAAAAAGGTCATAAACTATTTATCATAG
- a CDS encoding DegV family protein — protein MKTAVVTDSTAYIPEELCQQLNIHITPLNVIFGDESYQEGIDITTDQFYKKIKEVDALPKTSQPSTGYVVETYEKLAKDHDAVISIHLSSGISGTFQGAITAGEMVEGLDVYAYDSELSCMLQGYYVIEAAKMAQAGKHPEEIIKRLDEMKKTMSAYFMADDLSHLQRGGRLNGAQAFVGSLLQVKPVLHFVDKKIVPFEKIRTSKKALKRIYSLFSEVAEKKVPMKAVVFHANREEAAKDIIQQIEQEYPHVDVTISYFGPVIGTHLGEGAMGVGWYEE, from the coding sequence ATGAAAACAGCTGTCGTAACGGATAGTACAGCCTATATTCCAGAAGAATTATGCCAACAATTAAACATACATATTACGCCGTTAAATGTAATTTTCGGTGATGAGTCGTATCAAGAGGGAATCGATATTACGACTGATCAATTTTACAAAAAGATCAAAGAAGTAGATGCATTACCGAAGACATCACAGCCATCAACAGGTTATGTGGTAGAAACGTATGAGAAACTAGCAAAAGATCATGATGCGGTCATATCTATACACCTTTCAAGCGGTATAAGCGGTACATTCCAAGGTGCGATTACAGCTGGGGAAATGGTCGAAGGCTTGGACGTGTATGCTTACGACTCGGAACTGAGTTGTATGTTACAAGGGTATTATGTGATTGAAGCAGCTAAGATGGCACAAGCCGGTAAACATCCAGAAGAGATTATAAAGCGTTTAGATGAAATGAAGAAAACGATGAGTGCATACTTCATGGCTGATGACTTGTCACACTTACAAAGAGGTGGTCGTTTAAACGGTGCACAGGCATTTGTTGGCAGTCTCCTTCAAGTAAAACCAGTTCTACATTTCGTAGATAAAAAAATAGTACCATTTGAAAAAATTCGTACATCTAAGAAGGCATTAAAACGCATTTATTCTCTGTTCAGTGAAGTGGCAGAGAAAAAAGTTCCGATGAAGGCAGTTGTGTTTCATGCAAATCGTGAAGAAGCCGCAAAAGACATCATTCAACAAATCGAACAAGAATATCCACATGTTGATGTTACGATAAGCTATTTTGGCCCAGTGATTGGTACACACCTCGGTGAAGGTGCAATGGGTGTCGGTTGGTACGAAGAATAA
- a CDS encoding DUF5693 family protein, translating into MKKILNLIIILSLLATIPYIYQRANAEVSNQSYEIIVPHQEIKALTDAGLSQEEIYATLAEDNQYGVQRVQAISFEPITLANLINQGAVNVLEREGVSALIKEEDALKLPEDTGLYIVFKEDNKFVRDSFLQAFRERVEKMNVSTIEGEAIYFVSGFPDKLISVGETLIENAILSRPITYDIPAIEQAYELGFEIVFRISNDINEQTTFIIDQMIDLKETYNAENILFSGNEVLGFANEDVAPHYIGKLNDAKFNIMQIELFKQKGFPIYEKKFENRFIRLLSIDPFDGWEGHVDRAVRAINERNIRAIFFHIAHNKKLYNETLKPDEMLEKATGMIDDVHHRIMNQKFADYVPEGAGLFNKLDSSLLITLIALVGAVAFMARVALVATPILSWLVLAGGALLTLAYAVLQMSIIVQAVALGASVVAATYAVIHAEAIRNSKDIWKYYLTAAGIGLIGAWFVTALLFGNEYMLKFVEFRGVKVLYLLPILLVTAHFLRDNAKTIAVSPVRYIELALLGVGMVAVLIYLMRSGNDPGVAVSGMELQIRQLLEDTLGIRPRTKEFLIGLPLFILGMYLVSKGYRYAKFIYIGAAVGFVSMVNTFTHLHIPLYISFIRTIYGLIFGAIIGLILIACFKVIEKFWPKIRARFE; encoded by the coding sequence TTGAAAAAAATATTGAACCTTATCATTATTCTCAGTTTACTTGCAACTATTCCATACATATATCAGCGAGCAAATGCCGAAGTTTCAAATCAATCTTATGAAATCATCGTTCCACATCAAGAAATTAAAGCTTTAACAGATGCGGGATTGTCTCAGGAAGAAATATATGCAACTTTAGCTGAGGATAATCAATATGGTGTACAACGAGTTCAAGCGATATCGTTCGAACCGATTACGTTAGCTAATCTAATTAACCAAGGGGCCGTTAATGTATTAGAGCGTGAAGGTGTCTCTGCTCTTATTAAGGAAGAAGATGCATTAAAGTTACCTGAGGATACAGGATTATACATCGTGTTTAAAGAGGATAATAAGTTTGTTCGTGATTCATTTTTACAAGCGTTTCGTGAACGCGTAGAAAAAATGAATGTATCAACAATAGAAGGGGAAGCGATCTACTTTGTTTCAGGATTTCCAGATAAGTTAATTTCAGTCGGGGAGACGTTGATTGAAAATGCTATTTTATCTCGACCTATTACATATGACATTCCGGCAATTGAGCAAGCATATGAATTAGGGTTTGAAATTGTCTTTCGTATTAGTAATGACATCAATGAACAAACTACATTTATTATCGATCAAATGATCGATTTAAAAGAAACATACAATGCAGAAAACATTTTGTTTTCAGGTAATGAAGTATTAGGATTTGCTAATGAAGATGTTGCACCACATTATATTGGAAAGCTAAATGATGCGAAATTTAACATTATGCAAATTGAACTTTTTAAACAAAAAGGTTTCCCTATTTATGAAAAGAAATTCGAAAATCGTTTCATACGCCTGCTTAGTATCGACCCGTTTGATGGTTGGGAGGGGCATGTTGACCGTGCTGTTCGTGCCATTAATGAACGTAATATTCGAGCAATATTCTTTCACATCGCTCATAACAAAAAATTATATAATGAAACGTTAAAACCTGATGAAATGCTTGAGAAGGCTACAGGTATGATTGATGATGTGCATCATCGCATTATGAATCAGAAGTTTGCAGACTATGTTCCAGAAGGTGCAGGGCTATTCAATAAATTAGATTCATCATTACTTATAACACTTATTGCATTAGTAGGTGCAGTTGCGTTCATGGCACGTGTAGCTCTTGTTGCTACGCCGATTTTGTCTTGGCTTGTCTTGGCTGGAGGTGCACTTCTTACGTTAGCGTATGCGGTTTTACAAATGAGTATTATCGTACAAGCAGTGGCACTCGGAGCTTCAGTTGTAGCAGCAACTTATGCGGTTATCCATGCTGAAGCCATTCGTAATTCAAAGGATATATGGAAGTATTATTTAACTGCAGCAGGCATTGGTTTAATAGGTGCTTGGTTTGTAACAGCTCTATTATTCGGAAATGAGTATATGCTGAAGTTTGTTGAATTTAGAGGCGTTAAGGTGCTTTATTTACTTCCAATTCTACTAGTTACAGCACATTTCTTACGTGATAATGCAAAGACGATCGCTGTCTCACCAGTTCGTTATATTGAGCTAGCATTACTCGGTGTAGGTATGGTTGCTGTACTTATATACCTCATGCGAAGTGGAAATGACCCTGGTGTTGCAGTGAGTGGAATGGAGCTACAAATTCGTCAGCTTCTTGAAGATACATTAGGAATTAGACCACGTACGAAGGAATTCTTAATTGGGTTACCATTATTTATACTCGGTATGTATTTAGTAAGTAAAGGGTATCGCTATGCGAAGTTCATTTATATTGGAGCGGCAGTTGGATTTGTTTCAATGGTTAATACGTTTACACATTTACACATCCCATTGTACATTTCATTTATTCGAACAATTTATGGATTAATTTTTGGCGCAATAATTGGATTGATCTTAATTGCATGTTTCAAAGTTATTGAAAAGTTCTGGCCTAAGATTCGAGCGAGGTTTGAATAA
- a CDS encoding EscU/YscU/HrcU family type III secretion system export apparatus switch protein — protein sequence MRVSKHFNQKQRRDMNGPTAAVIKYDEENGGGPQVVAQGKGKVANQIIELAKQNNIHMQEDPTLVENLLDMDLGDNVPPQLYQVMAEILLLIEEMDRNY from the coding sequence ATGAGAGTTTCTAAGCATTTTAATCAGAAGCAACGTCGTGATATGAATGGTCCGACAGCAGCCGTTATTAAATATGATGAAGAGAACGGCGGCGGTCCTCAAGTTGTCGCTCAAGGTAAAGGGAAAGTTGCCAATCAAATTATTGAGCTTGCTAAGCAAAATAATATTCATATGCAGGAAGACCCAACACTTGTTGAAAACTTGTTAGATATGGACTTAGGTGATAACGTTCCACCACAACTGTATCAAGTAATGGCAGAAATTTTACTGCTTATTGAAGAAATGGATCGAAACTATTAG
- a CDS encoding YigZ family protein: MLLNYLTVKGYGEHEIEIQKSRFICYTSRATTEDEAQAFIQEIKKKNWNATHNCSAYLIGEHDLIQKANDDGEPSGTAGVPMLEVLKKKQLKDTVVVVTRYFGGIKLGAGGLIRAYGKSTSEGLNATGIVERKLMRVMHTTADYTWLGKIENELRSSTQFQLKEIHYLDNVQFETYVAEDQKEEFVEWMVELTNGQTENAEGDMTYLETEVPTT; the protein is encoded by the coding sequence ATGCTACTCAACTACTTAACGGTTAAAGGGTATGGCGAACACGAGATTGAAATTCAAAAATCTCGTTTTATTTGTTATACATCTCGAGCAACAACTGAAGATGAAGCTCAAGCTTTCATTCAAGAAATCAAGAAAAAAAATTGGAATGCAACCCACAATTGTTCTGCTTATTTAATTGGTGAGCACGACCTCATTCAAAAAGCGAATGATGATGGTGAACCAAGTGGAACTGCTGGAGTTCCAATGCTTGAAGTATTAAAGAAAAAGCAATTAAAAGATACTGTCGTTGTCGTAACTCGTTATTTTGGAGGCATTAAATTAGGTGCAGGTGGACTTATTCGTGCATACGGAAAATCTACTTCAGAAGGCCTTAATGCCACTGGTATTGTGGAACGAAAGCTAATGCGTGTTATGCACACTACCGCTGATTACACTTGGTTAGGAAAGATCGAGAATGAGTTACGTTCATCAACACAATTTCAATTGAAGGAGATTCATTATTTGGACAATGTTCAATTTGAAACATATGTAGCTGAAGATCAAAAGGAAGAATTCGTCGAATGGATGGTCGAATTAACAAATGGACAGACAGAAAATGCCGAAGGTGATATGACTTATCTAGAAACAGAAGTGCCTACTACTTAA
- a CDS encoding sensor histidine kinase: MSAKVFDGKTIDNILEKMIETVEGSKKELFQIGEQSRHEFDNIREELKEIRRLVYETIEEVERIEVHERFARMRLTEVSRHFDSYSETEVRDAYEKAHTLNLELSVKRQQEQQLRQRRDDLERRLRNLQDTIERADVLVGQVSIVLNYLSSDIRQMNELIEDAKQKQEFGLKIIEAQEEERRRLSREIHDGPAQMLANVMMRSDLVDRVFREQGADDALKEIKNMKNMVRSALYEVRKIIYDLRPMALDDLGLVPTLKRYLNTIKDYNKLDIEFNSIGKDKRLPRRLEVALFRLVQEAVQNSCKHAEPSLIQVKMQIAQKYATMVIKDDGKGFDTSAKKNGAFGLIGMKERIELLEGELTIDSKLGKGTVIIIQVPLEEKT; encoded by the coding sequence ATGTCAGCAAAGGTTTTTGATGGGAAAACAATCGACAACATTTTAGAAAAAATGATTGAAACTGTTGAAGGAAGTAAAAAAGAGCTCTTTCAAATTGGGGAGCAATCACGACATGAATTCGATAATATTCGAGAAGAATTAAAAGAAATACGTCGCTTAGTCTATGAAACAATTGAAGAAGTTGAGCGTATTGAAGTTCATGAACGGTTCGCGAGAATGCGGTTAACTGAAGTAAGTCGGCATTTTGACAGTTATAGTGAAACAGAGGTTCGAGATGCATATGAGAAAGCTCATACATTAAACTTAGAATTATCAGTAAAACGACAACAAGAACAGCAACTTAGACAGCGAAGAGATGACTTAGAAAGACGCTTGCGAAATTTACAAGATACGATCGAGCGTGCAGATGTACTTGTTGGGCAAGTTTCTATCGTTCTTAATTACCTTTCAAGTGATATAAGGCAAATGAACGAATTAATTGAAGATGCAAAGCAAAAGCAAGAGTTTGGATTGAAAATTATCGAGGCTCAGGAGGAAGAGCGCAGACGCCTTTCACGCGAAATTCATGATGGCCCAGCGCAAATGCTAGCTAATGTGATGATGCGTTCAGACCTTGTTGATCGAGTCTTCCGAGAACAAGGAGCAGATGATGCGCTTAAAGAAATAAAAAATATGAAAAACATGGTACGCTCTGCGTTATATGAGGTACGTAAGATTATATATGATTTAAGGCCGATGGCTTTGGATGATTTAGGGTTAGTTCCAACTTTGAAAAGATACTTAAATACGATTAAAGACTATAATAAGTTAGACATTGAATTTAATAGTATCGGTAAGGATAAGCGATTGCCAAGGCGATTAGAAGTTGCTTTATTTCGCTTAGTTCAAGAAGCTGTTCAAAATAGTTGTAAGCATGCTGAACCAAGTTTGATTCAAGTTAAAATGCAAATTGCACAAAAATATGCAACGATGGTTATTAAAGATGATGGTAAAGGATTCGATACATCAGCGAAAAAAAATGGCGCCTTTGGTTTAATTGGAATGAAAGAGCGTATAGAGTTGTTAGAAGGAGAATTAACTATTGACTCAAAGCTTGGCAAAGGGACGGTTATTATTATTCAAGTGCCATTAGAAGAAAAAACTTAA
- a CDS encoding response regulator, with protein MSTRIIIIDDHQLFREGVKRILDFEKDFEVVAEGDDGTEAVSLVEQYEPDVIIMDINMPNINGVEATRRLIDKYPEMKILILSIHDDESYVTHALKTGASGYLLKEMDADALIEAVKVVADGGSYLHPKVTHNLVNEYRRLASGEQKPSSNSLADIEYRKPLHILTRRECEVLQLLADGKSNRGIGETLFISEKTVKNHVSNILQKMNVNDRTQAVVVAIKNGWVQVL; from the coding sequence TTGTCTACACGTATTATCATTATTGACGATCATCAACTATTCCGCGAGGGAGTAAAGCGAATTTTAGATTTTGAAAAGGATTTTGAAGTAGTAGCTGAAGGAGACGATGGAACAGAAGCTGTTAGTCTTGTTGAACAATACGAACCAGATGTTATTATTATGGATATTAACATGCCGAATATTAATGGTGTAGAAGCAACACGCCGTTTAATTGACAAGTACCCTGAAATGAAAATATTAATATTGTCGATTCATGATGATGAAAGCTATGTTACACATGCATTGAAAACAGGTGCAAGCGGATATTTATTAAAAGAGATGGATGCTGATGCCTTGATTGAAGCAGTCAAAGTAGTTGCTGATGGTGGTTCATATTTACACCCTAAAGTAACTCATAATCTTGTGAATGAATATCGTCGACTTGCATCAGGTGAACAAAAACCTTCTAGTAATTCGTTAGCAGATATTGAGTATCGTAAGCCGTTGCACATCTTAACGAGACGTGAGTGCGAGGTACTTCAACTTCTAGCAGATGGGAAGAGTAACCGTGGAATTGGTGAAACCCTATTTATTAGTGAAAAAACAGTTAAAAATCATGTGAGTAACATTTTACAAAAAATGAACGTAAACGACCGTACACAAGCAGTTGTTGTTGCTATAAAGAACGGTTGGGTACAAGTCTTATAA
- a CDS encoding N-acetylmuramoyl-L-alanine amidase, which translates to MYNRKLTSMGISIFLMFIVFLVNPIGTEAASTGIITGNNLNVRSSPATTGNVYGKLNYGDEVTILERAGEWYKIRYGDKNAYVHGNYVKKQSNSTSSNATDVTVYVNREQITLPIAPLMKNDSVLVPFREISESIGVEVKWLQDTRQVLATDNGKEVLLTIGQSNALVDGNYVSADPSPMIQDGYTVIPLRFFAEAFDAVVGWNSETKSVHILREVADSNEDEPSQSVDSDDDKEKPVQISTDTNLYSEPLTSSDIVTELQNGDEITVLGSSGTAWLEVEFDDKKGFVYKDYVTGYTDMNVVGRVNTNELNVRSGPSTDYRIVDELKKNEKVDILRFSSNWAQIKIGSTVGYVHSYYLNMTNKGKAFTSLAEPKMTNGNDRNWLTWSKLGQVSTSQQLTSKGVQIKTSATNIEKFNKSHPAIKKLNYTSTSSGTTIDVQLNDGWHYVVRDTENDLRITLLPSGLKGKRIVVDAGHGDHDPGASGATGLREKDVNLDIAKRLVKLLEQAGADVTLTRSSDKFIPLAGRVDIAHQKDADAFVSIHSDSFQSTSKGSTTFYHLGVNPSGDKSKQLSDIAIEKITAKLGTYNRGSNNKSLHVIREIDIPATLIEVAFLSNPKEEALLKTDSFKQNAAQALYETFVEFYN; encoded by the coding sequence ATGTACAATAGAAAATTAACATCAATGGGAATCAGCATCTTCCTCATGTTTATTGTTTTTTTGGTTAACCCAATCGGTACTGAAGCAGCTTCAACGGGAATTATAACCGGAAACAACTTGAATGTAAGAAGTTCTCCAGCTACAACTGGGAATGTCTATGGCAAGCTTAATTATGGGGATGAAGTTACAATTCTGGAACGAGCAGGTGAGTGGTACAAAATACGTTACGGAGACAAAAATGCATATGTTCATGGAAATTATGTTAAGAAACAAAGCAATAGCACAAGTTCAAATGCAACAGATGTAACTGTCTATGTAAATCGTGAACAAATCACATTACCAATCGCTCCTCTAATGAAAAATGATAGTGTGTTAGTGCCATTTCGAGAGATTAGTGAATCTATCGGAGTAGAAGTGAAATGGTTGCAAGACACACGTCAAGTGCTTGCAACTGATAATGGTAAGGAAGTGCTCTTAACGATCGGTCAAAGTAATGCATTAGTCGATGGCAATTATGTAAGCGCTGATCCATCACCGATGATCCAAGATGGATACACAGTGATTCCTTTGCGTTTTTTTGCAGAAGCTTTCGATGCAGTTGTAGGGTGGAATAGCGAAACAAAGTCAGTGCATATTTTACGAGAAGTCGCTGATTCGAATGAAGATGAGCCAAGTCAATCAGTCGATTCTGACGATGACAAAGAAAAACCAGTGCAAATTAGTACAGATACAAATCTATATTCTGAGCCTCTAACTAGTAGTGATATTGTTACTGAGCTTCAGAATGGTGATGAAATCACTGTTCTCGGTTCGAGTGGGACAGCATGGCTTGAAGTAGAATTCGACGATAAAAAAGGTTTTGTATACAAAGACTATGTAACAGGATATACCGACATGAATGTGGTAGGTCGTGTTAATACAAACGAATTGAATGTTCGCTCTGGTCCGAGTACTGATTATCGCATCGTTGATGAATTAAAAAAGAATGAAAAAGTTGACATTCTTCGTTTCTCAAGTAATTGGGCACAAATTAAAATAGGTTCAACAGTTGGTTATGTGCATTCATATTATTTAAACATGACCAACAAGGGAAAAGCATTTACTAGTTTAGCAGAACCGAAAATGACAAATGGAAATGATCGTAATTGGCTTACATGGTCTAAGCTTGGTCAAGTTTCGACGTCACAGCAGTTAACGAGCAAAGGTGTTCAAATTAAGACGAGTGCAACAAATATAGAAAAGTTCAATAAAAGTCATCCAGCTATCAAAAAACTTAATTATACGTCTACAAGCAGTGGAACGACAATCGATGTTCAATTAAATGATGGTTGGCATTATGTAGTACGCGATACAGAAAATGATCTTCGCATTACATTGCTTCCAAGTGGATTAAAAGGTAAACGGATTGTTGTGGATGCGGGGCATGGAGATCATGATCCTGGTGCAAGCGGTGCAACAGGTCTTCGTGAGAAGGATGTAAACCTTGATATTGCAAAACGACTTGTGAAGCTATTGGAACAAGCAGGAGCCGATGTAACGTTAACTCGCTCTTCAGATAAGTTTATTCCTTTAGCAGGTCGTGTCGATATAGCACATCAAAAAGATGCTGATGCGTTTGTAAGTATTCACTCTGATTCATTTCAATCAACCTCTAAGGGATCAACAACATTTTATCATCTTGGCGTAAATCCAAGTGGAGATAAAAGTAAACAGCTCTCAGATATTGCAATTGAAAAAATTACAGCTAAATTAGGTACATATAATCGGGGTTCTAACAATAAGAGTTTACATGTTATTCGAGAAATTGATATACCAGCTACATTAATCGAAGTAGCATTCTTATCGAACCCGAAGGAAGAAGCATTATTGAAAACAGATAGCTTTAAACAAAATGCTGCCCAAGCATTATATGAAACCTTTGTAGAATTCTACAATTAA
- a CDS encoding YaaR family protein: protein MDVQKINKAGLNKVNQKKQGVSEKVSFQEVMQKGRDEKTYEKLSAMMKDIEKQGKTLSENRTVEEFRKYKKLVKDFMEDAVEFGLNLEERRGFNRRGRTKIYKIVKTVDQKLIDLTNEVLNKEKQQLDILNSVGEIQGLLINIYT from the coding sequence ATGGATGTACAGAAGATCAATAAAGCTGGACTAAATAAAGTGAACCAGAAAAAGCAAGGTGTGTCAGAAAAGGTAAGCTTCCAAGAAGTTATGCAAAAAGGTAGAGATGAAAAAACGTATGAAAAACTCTCTGCTATGATGAAAGACATTGAAAAACAAGGGAAAACATTATCTGAGAATCGTACGGTTGAAGAGTTTCGTAAATATAAGAAGCTTGTTAAAGATTTCATGGAAGATGCGGTTGAATTCGGATTAAACCTTGAAGAGCGCCGAGGGTTTAACCGTCGTGGACGTACAAAAATATATAAGATTGTCAAAACAGTCGATCAGAAGTTGATTGATCTAACAAATGAAGTGTTAAATAAGGAGAAACAGCAGTTAGATATACTGAATTCAGTAGGAGAAATTCAAGGGCTGCTTATTAATATTTACACATAA
- the fliS gene encoding flagellar export chaperone FliS has protein sequence MSNLFTEEALHKKSPQELTALLYEACLTNLDQAIDEIKDKNFVAANNHLQKANEILHRLGAGINYEAGIIADQLDALYNYMADKLIEANYNKDIKLIEEVRENLQEIARTWNEALQKKNTPIPKLNRQKTMAYEKNVLVDN, from the coding sequence ATGTCAAACCTTTTTACTGAGGAAGCTTTACATAAGAAATCTCCTCAAGAACTAACTGCTTTATTGTATGAAGCTTGTTTAACGAACTTGGATCAGGCAATCGATGAAATAAAAGATAAAAATTTTGTTGCTGCAAATAATCATTTGCAAAAAGCAAATGAAATCTTACATAGATTAGGTGCTGGAATTAACTATGAAGCAGGAATTATCGCTGATCAGTTAGACGCACTGTATAACTATATGGCTGATAAATTAATAGAGGCAAATTACAACAAAGATATTAAGTTAATAGAAGAAGTAAGAGAGAATCTTCAAGAAATTGCGAGAACATGGAATGAAGCGTTACAAAAAAAGAATACACCAATTCCGAAATTAAACAGACAAAAAACGATGGCTTATGAAAAGAATGTATTAGTAGATAATTGA
- a CDS encoding LCP family protein yields the protein MDTKQPEKKHWNRWVIISLTIIGILIASSAGYALYLANLTKSTIDNAQQPLESRVHDGKSNMRTEKVDPRIDNISILFLGIDDSEKRGFSTARSDAMILATFNETNKSVKMVNIPRDSRVKLAERNEMDKITHAHAFGGIDMAVNTVENLFDIPVDYYVRVNFDAFIEIVDAMDGIEIDVPFDIVEQNSKDEQDAIHIKKGLQTLNGEEALAYVRTRKYDSDLARGQRQQEVLKALLEKSLSIQSITKYDDVLKEIGKNLTTNMRFGEMAAFHDYLYKGKNLEVELLTLEGQPDRINRIYYYVLDEEALNNTISSLKAHLELEETNAEESKDN from the coding sequence ATGGATACAAAGCAACCCGAGAAAAAGCATTGGAATAGATGGGTCATTATTTCCTTGACAATAATCGGCATCCTAATTGCAAGTTCTGCTGGATACGCCTTATATTTAGCAAATCTTACAAAAAGTACGATTGATAATGCACAACAACCGTTAGAAAGTCGCGTGCATGATGGAAAATCAAATATGCGAACGGAAAAAGTCGATCCACGTATCGATAACATTTCCATATTATTTCTTGGCATTGATGATAGTGAAAAGCGCGGTTTTTCGACAGCAAGAAGTGACGCAATGATTTTAGCGACTTTTAATGAAACTAATAAATCCGTTAAAATGGTAAACATTCCGCGCGATTCGAGAGTAAAGCTTGCTGAGAGGAACGAAATGGATAAAATCACACATGCTCATGCATTTGGTGGGATTGATATGGCAGTTAACACTGTCGAAAACCTCTTTGATATCCCTGTTGATTACTATGTTCGTGTTAACTTTGATGCATTTATTGAAATTGTTGATGCAATGGATGGTATTGAAATTGACGTTCCCTTTGATATTGTTGAACAAAATAGCAAAGATGAGCAAGATGCCATTCACATCAAAAAAGGGTTACAAACGTTAAATGGCGAGGAAGCTCTAGCCTATGTGAGAACACGTAAATATGACAGCGACTTAGCGCGTGGACAGCGTCAGCAAGAAGTATTGAAAGCATTGCTTGAAAAGTCACTTTCAATTCAATCGATTACTAAATACGATGACGTTCTAAAAGAAATCGGAAAGAACCTTACGACCAATATGCGTTTTGGGGAAATGGCAGCATTTCATGACTATTTATATAAAGGAAAAAACTTAGAAGTTGAATTGCTTACATTAGAAGGTCAACCTGATCGAATCAATCGCATCTACTACTATGTATTAGACGAAGAAGCACTTAATAACACCATTTCCTCATTGAAAGCTCACCTTGAATTAGAAGAAACAAATGCAGAGGAAAGCAAAGACAATTGA